The Roseofilum reptotaenium CS-1145 genome includes a region encoding these proteins:
- a CDS encoding DevA family ABC transporter ATP-binding protein — MTKPSVITIKNLDHYFGKGHLRKQILFDITLEIKAGEIIIMTGPSGSGKTTLLTLVGGLRSVQSGSVDVLGEEFCGASARKLTRARRKHGYIFQAHNLHQSLTALQNVQMGLEVHGKWSRKERQERSASMLERVGLGEHLHYHPDNLSGGQKQRVAIARALVSHPPLVLADEPTAALDRQSGRAVVELMQTLAQEQNCTILMVTHDNRILDVADRIIHMEDGRLSDSDRTSRLKTG, encoded by the coding sequence ATGACTAAACCTTCTGTGATTACGATTAAAAATCTTGACCATTATTTTGGCAAAGGTCATCTTCGCAAACAAATTTTATTTGATATTACGCTAGAAATTAAGGCCGGTGAGATTATTATTATGACGGGGCCTTCTGGATCGGGAAAAACGACATTATTAACTTTAGTGGGAGGACTGCGATCGGTGCAGTCGGGAAGCGTGGATGTTTTGGGCGAAGAATTTTGTGGAGCCTCGGCGCGTAAACTGACGAGAGCCAGACGCAAACATGGCTATATTTTCCAAGCCCATAACCTGCATCAAAGTTTAACCGCGCTGCAAAATGTGCAAATGGGGTTAGAAGTGCATGGAAAATGGTCACGGAAGGAGAGGCAGGAGCGATCAGCATCGATGTTAGAACGGGTAGGATTAGGAGAACATTTACACTATCATCCCGATAATTTATCTGGGGGACAAAAACAACGGGTGGCGATCGCCCGCGCTCTGGTTAGCCATCCTCCCCTGGTGCTTGCCGATGAACCGACGGCTGCTCTCGATCGCCAGTCTGGACGTGCAGTCGTGGAATTAATGCAGACTTTAGCCCAGGAACAAAACTGTACAATCCTCATGGTAACCCACGATAATCGGATTTTAGATGTCGCCGATCGCATCATCCATATGGAAGATGGACGGTTGTCAGATAGCGATCGAACGAGTAGATTAAAAACGGGTTAA